In uncultured Draconibacterium sp., one genomic interval encodes:
- a CDS encoding DUF4910 domain-containing protein produces MEINTPSETRINSDLIKQYGVEMHKLMQELFPLCRSITGDGVRETLEIINREIPLQVEEVASGTKVFDWTIPKEWNIKDAYIKNSKGEKIVDFNKSNLHVLNYSSPIQKSVSLEELKEHLYTLKDHPDWIPYRTSYYNEKWGFCMSYNQFTSLKGDKYEVFIDSTLKDGSLTYGEYYIKGQNKEEVLISTHICHPSMCNDNLSGIVLTVFLAKFLSQLSLKYSYRFLFIPGTIGSITWLSINEKNISNIKHGLVATCVGDTGKFTYKKTRRQNAEIDQIVPLVLKESGEDFNIIDFFPYGYDERQYCSPGFNLPVGCLMRTPHGEFREYHTSGDNLKFVKAEALSTSLSMYIQVLNIIENNKKYLNLNPKCEPQLGARGIYKHIEEHVDSKSFMLAIFWVLNQSDGTNSLLDISEKASLKFSIVCKAADVLLKSDLLKELSKK; encoded by the coding sequence ATGGAAATTAATACACCTTCTGAAACTCGAATTAATAGTGATCTCATCAAACAATATGGAGTTGAGATGCACAAGCTTATGCAAGAGCTATTTCCACTTTGCAGAAGCATTACAGGAGATGGTGTCAGGGAAACTCTTGAAATCATAAATCGTGAAATTCCTTTGCAAGTTGAAGAAGTTGCTTCTGGAACAAAAGTTTTTGACTGGACTATACCAAAGGAGTGGAATATTAAGGATGCTTACATAAAAAATTCGAAGGGTGAGAAAATAGTAGATTTTAATAAATCCAACCTACATGTTTTAAACTATAGTTCGCCTATTCAAAAATCTGTTAGTTTGGAAGAATTAAAAGAGCATCTATATACTCTTAAAGATCATCCGGACTGGATTCCTTATCGAACCTCCTATTACAATGAGAAATGGGGTTTTTGTATGAGTTACAACCAATTTACTAGTCTCAAGGGAGACAAATATGAAGTTTTTATCGATTCAACTCTAAAAGATGGAAGTCTCACATACGGAGAATACTATATAAAAGGACAAAACAAGGAAGAGGTCTTAATTTCAACTCACATTTGCCACCCGTCTATGTGTAATGACAATTTGTCCGGAATCGTTCTTACAGTGTTTTTAGCAAAATTTTTATCTCAACTATCCCTGAAATATTCATATCGATTTTTATTTATTCCCGGGACTATTGGTTCCATAACCTGGTTATCTATCAATGAGAAAAATATTTCAAATATTAAGCATGGACTGGTCGCAACCTGTGTAGGCGATACGGGGAAGTTTACTTATAAAAAAACACGCAGGCAGAATGCGGAAATTGATCAAATAGTTCCTTTAGTATTAAAAGAATCTGGTGAGGATTTCAATATTATCGATTTTTTTCCATATGGATACGATGAACGTCAGTATTGTTCTCCCGGATTCAATCTTCCGGTAGGTTGTCTGATGAGAACACCACATGGAGAATTTAGGGAATATCACACCTCTGGGGACAACCTAAAATTTGTAAAGGCAGAAGCATTATCAACCTCATTATCGATGTACATTCAGGTATTGAATATTATTGAAAACAATAAAAAGTATTTAAATCTCAATCCTAAATGTGAGCCTCAACTAGGGGCAAGAGGCATCTATAAGCACATTGAAGAACACGTTGATAGTAAATCTTTTATGTTGGCAATATTTTGGGTATTAAATCAGTCAGATGGGACAAATTCACTTCTGGATATTTCTGAAAAAGCAAGCCTAAAATTTTCTATAGTTTGCAAAGCTGCAGACGTATTATTGAAATCTGATTTATTAAAGGAGCTGTCAAAAAAATAG
- the rfbC gene encoding dTDP-4-dehydrorhamnose 3,5-epimerase, which translates to MIFAETELKGAFLINIEQLEDERGFFARSWCIKEMKKHGINGKIVQTNISYNKKKGTLRGMHFQKSPFEEAKLIRCTRGSIFDVIVDLRRDSPTYLHWLGVELTDDNYKMLYVPENFAHGFITLNDNTEVLYQMFEFYIPECASGIRWNDPALNISWPEDISIISKKDMHYPDYKIDNGN; encoded by the coding sequence ATGATTTTTGCTGAAACAGAATTAAAAGGTGCTTTCTTAATTAATATCGAACAACTTGAAGATGAAAGAGGTTTCTTTGCACGGTCCTGGTGCATAAAAGAAATGAAAAAACATGGCATTAATGGAAAAATCGTTCAAACTAATATCTCGTACAATAAAAAGAAAGGGACTTTGCGCGGTATGCATTTCCAAAAATCACCATTTGAAGAAGCAAAACTAATCCGTTGTACAAGAGGCAGCATCTTTGATGTAATCGTTGATTTGAGAAGAGATTCTCCAACATATCTTCATTGGTTAGGTGTAGAATTAACGGATGACAATTACAAAATGCTGTATGTCCCTGAAAATTTCGCACACGGTTTTATTACTTTAAATGACAATACGGAGGTTTTATATCAAATGTTTGAATTTTATATACCGGAATGTGCAAGTGGAATTCGATGGAATGATCCTGCATTAAATATTAGTTGGCCAGAAGATATTTCAATCATCTCAAAAAAAGATATGCATTATCCAGACTATAAAATTGACAATGGAAATTAA
- a CDS encoding class I SAM-dependent methyltransferase, translated as MNCRHCNTPLKHVFLNLGLAPHSNAYLGNIEAEIPEPKYPLKLFVCDKCWLVQTEDYSARDELFTDEYAYFSSVSSSWLKHSSDYSNMIIDRLNLNNQSFVLEVASNDGYLLQYFQKANIPCLGVEPTESTAQAAELLGIRVKREFFGSDYAKQLIKEEQLADLIIGNNVYAHVPDINDFTKGLKTALKPEGTITLEFPHLLNLINLKQFDTVYHEHYSYLSLYTVSQIFNSVGLRVYNVEKLTTHGGSLRVFGCHMESSIPTDDSVLKLLEEEKEFGLQSLDVYLNFQKEADKITNDLIKFLREQKTAGKSIGAYGAAAKGNTLLNYGKINADLISFVCDAAPSKQGKYLPGSHIPILPPSAMTDKKPDWIIILPWNLEKEIIQQQSHVKDWGGNFVIPIPELKIV; from the coding sequence ATGAATTGTAGACATTGTAATACACCATTGAAGCACGTTTTTTTAAATTTAGGGCTTGCGCCTCATTCAAACGCATATTTAGGAAATATAGAAGCTGAGATACCTGAACCAAAATATCCGCTAAAGCTATTTGTTTGCGACAAGTGCTGGTTAGTTCAAACAGAAGACTATTCTGCACGAGACGAATTGTTCACAGATGAATATGCCTATTTCTCATCTGTCTCCAGTAGTTGGCTAAAACATTCCTCGGATTATTCTAACATGATTATTGATCGATTGAATTTGAATAATCAAAGTTTTGTTTTAGAAGTGGCTTCAAACGATGGATACCTTTTGCAATACTTTCAAAAAGCTAATATTCCTTGTCTAGGAGTTGAGCCAACAGAAAGTACAGCACAAGCCGCTGAACTACTCGGCATTAGGGTAAAAAGAGAGTTTTTCGGCTCCGATTATGCCAAACAGCTAATTAAAGAAGAACAACTTGCCGATTTAATTATTGGGAATAACGTTTATGCTCATGTACCAGACATTAATGATTTTACCAAAGGGCTGAAAACAGCACTAAAACCTGAAGGTACTATCACGCTAGAATTTCCACACCTTCTTAACCTCATAAATTTAAAACAATTTGACACGGTTTATCACGAACATTATTCATACTTATCACTGTATACTGTAAGCCAAATATTCAATTCAGTAGGACTGAGAGTCTATAACGTGGAGAAACTTACTACCCATGGTGGTAGCCTTCGTGTTTTTGGATGTCATATGGAATCCTCAATACCTACCGATGATAGCGTTTTAAAATTATTGGAAGAAGAGAAGGAATTCGGGCTTCAAAGCTTAGATGTTTATCTAAACTTTCAAAAGGAAGCAGATAAAATTACGAATGATCTTATCAAATTCCTTCGAGAACAAAAAACTGCAGGAAAGAGTATAGGAGCCTATGGAGCTGCCGCAAAAGGGAATACACTACTGAATTATGGTAAAATAAACGCCGATTTAATTTCGTTCGTATGCGATGCAGCACCATCAAAACAAGGGAAGTATCTGCCGGGCAGCCACATTCCTATCCTTCCTCCTTCAGCAATGACTGACAAAAAACCTGATTGGATAATTATTCTTCCATGGAATTTAGAAAAGGAAATCATTCAACAACAATCTCATGTCAAAGACTGGGGGGGTAATTTTGTTATTCCTATACCTGAGTTAAAGATTGTTTAA
- the rfbG gene encoding CDP-glucose 4,6-dehydratase codes for MINGIFSVYKNKKILITGNTGFKGSWITVMLLKLGADVTGYALDPPTKPSIYDQLELSKKINQYIKDIRSLTDLRKCLLETQPDIIFHLAAQALVRESYQSPLETFDVNFMGTINLLEAVRTLKLSTRIVCITTDKCYENKEWLFGFREVDPLGGYDPYSASKGAMEIAISAYRRSFFNSKENLECDVKIASVRAGNVLGGGDWAKDRIVPDCIRSLQKNERIFVRNPIATRPWQHVLEPLSGYLLLGTKLFDKKALSSLYCDAFNFGPLISSNKTVEQLVEEILKRWGAGSWYHTLTESVHESSLLNLTIDKAYHLLKWQPLWNFEDTIKHTIEWYIQHANNANMFDFTDKQIDLYMNKFRLAN; via the coding sequence ATGATAAACGGAATTTTTTCAGTCTATAAAAATAAAAAGATATTGATTACTGGCAATACGGGTTTTAAGGGGAGCTGGATAACTGTAATGCTCTTAAAGCTGGGTGCTGATGTTACGGGTTATGCATTAGATCCGCCCACAAAACCATCTATTTATGACCAGTTGGAATTATCGAAGAAAATTAATCAATATATTAAAGATATTCGTTCTCTAACGGATTTGAGAAAGTGTCTATTAGAGACTCAACCAGATATTATTTTTCATTTGGCGGCCCAAGCTTTGGTGAGAGAATCATATCAATCACCCTTAGAGACGTTTGATGTTAATTTTATGGGAACAATCAACCTGCTTGAGGCTGTTAGAACACTTAAGTTATCCACACGAATTGTATGCATCACTACAGATAAGTGTTATGAAAATAAAGAATGGTTATTTGGATTTCGGGAGGTAGATCCTCTTGGAGGATATGATCCATACTCAGCCAGCAAAGGTGCAATGGAAATAGCAATTTCAGCCTATCGTAGATCATTTTTTAATTCCAAGGAAAATTTAGAATGTGATGTCAAAATAGCATCGGTTAGAGCTGGCAATGTTTTAGGCGGTGGTGATTGGGCAAAAGATAGGATTGTACCTGACTGTATCCGCTCTCTACAGAAGAATGAAAGAATTTTTGTAAGAAATCCTATAGCTACAAGACCTTGGCAACATGTTTTAGAACCATTAAGTGGATATCTTTTGCTCGGAACTAAACTTTTTGATAAAAAAGCTTTATCATCGCTATATTGTGATGCTTTTAATTTTGGACCGCTAATTTCTTCAAATAAAACAGTTGAACAACTTGTAGAGGAAATATTGAAAAGATGGGGAGCAGGTTCGTGGTATCACACTTTAACGGAATCTGTTCATGAGTCATCACTTTTAAATTTGACAATAGACAAGGCATATCATCTACTAAAATGGCAACCTCTATGGAATTTTGAGGATACAATAAAACATACCATCGAATGGTATATTCAACATGCAAATAACGCAAACATGTTTGATTTTACTGATAAACAGATTGATTTGTACATGAATAAGTTTAGACTTGCCAATTAA
- the rfbF gene encoding glucose-1-phosphate cytidylyltransferase, producing the protein MKVLILAGGLGTRLSEETGLKPKPMVEIGGKPILWHIMKIYSHYGFNDFIILLGYKGYIIKEYFANYYMHQSDVRIDMNLNEMQFLNNKAEPWKVTLINTGEDTMTGGRIKRVKAHVGNQPFLLTYGDGVSNINIKELIEFHKKQDSLVTLTAVKHPGRFGAFSLHQDSNTITNFREKPNGDGNSFSWINGGFFVVEPDAIDFIEGDHTAWELEPLEKLASKGKLTAYRHKGYWKPMDTLFDKQNLDKLWISGNAPWKIWES; encoded by the coding sequence ATGAAAGTACTCATTCTTGCAGGAGGATTAGGCACAAGATTGTCTGAAGAAACGGGGCTCAAGCCAAAACCAATGGTTGAAATTGGAGGAAAACCGATTCTATGGCATATAATGAAAATCTACTCCCACTACGGTTTTAATGATTTTATTATTCTTCTTGGCTATAAAGGATATATTATTAAAGAATATTTCGCCAATTATTACATGCATCAATCTGATGTAAGGATTGATATGAATTTGAACGAAATGCAATTTCTTAATAATAAAGCAGAGCCTTGGAAAGTAACATTAATTAATACAGGCGAAGATACCATGACCGGCGGGCGAATTAAAAGAGTTAAAGCTCATGTTGGAAATCAGCCATTTTTATTAACTTATGGTGATGGCGTTTCTAATATCAATATTAAAGAGCTTATTGAGTTTCATAAAAAACAAGATAGTTTAGTAACTCTTACTGCGGTGAAACATCCTGGCCGGTTTGGTGCTTTCAGCCTTCATCAAGATTCAAATACTATTACAAATTTTAGAGAGAAACCAAATGGAGATGGAAACAGTTTCTCATGGATAAATGGAGGATTCTTTGTTGTAGAACCTGATGCTATCGATTTTATTGAAGGAGATCACACGGCCTGGGAATTAGAGCCATTGGAGAAATTAGCATCTAAGGGGAAACTTACTGCATACAGGCATAAAGGTTATTGGAAACCTATGGATACCCTATTTGACAAACAAAACCTTGATAAGCTTTGGATCAGTGGCAATGCTCCATGGAAAATTTGGGAATCATAA
- a CDS encoding UpxY family transcription antiterminator, protein MKVEEPSYFWYAIYTKPNREKKILENLKEQNLTCYLPLQKSLRIWSDRKKWIEEPLFKSYLFVKVSYKEFFNVLNIPGVMCYVSFGGKAQPIPEKQLEDIKTFVEQEETKIEITKENIAPGTKAEVLYGALKGVRGEIVKFNGKFRILIRIPMMGYCLHANISKDEIKIIEPEEEINALRKQQLKKRDIAKPSRIKFL, encoded by the coding sequence ATGAAGGTAGAAGAACCATCGTACTTTTGGTATGCAATCTATACCAAGCCAAATAGAGAAAAGAAGATTCTTGAAAATTTGAAAGAACAGAATTTAACATGTTATCTCCCACTTCAAAAATCATTGCGAATTTGGAGTGATAGAAAAAAATGGATTGAAGAGCCCTTGTTCAAAAGTTATCTTTTTGTAAAAGTGAGTTATAAAGAGTTTTTCAATGTCCTTAATATTCCGGGAGTAATGTGTTATGTGAGTTTTGGAGGAAAAGCACAACCAATTCCTGAAAAACAACTTGAGGACATTAAAACTTTTGTTGAACAAGAAGAAACAAAAATTGAAATAACAAAAGAGAACATTGCTCCAGGCACAAAAGCTGAGGTTTTATATGGTGCGCTTAAAGGAGTTCGTGGAGAAATTGTCAAGTTCAATGGTAAATTTCGAATTTTAATTCGTATTCCGATGATGGGGTATTGTCTGCATGCCAACATCTCGAAAGATGAAATAAAAATAATTGAACCTGAAGAAGAAATAAACGCTTTGAGAAAGCAACAGCTCAAAAAAAGGGATATCGCAAAACCATCAAGAATAAAGTTTCTATAA
- a CDS encoding transposase: MVKKRFKKTEIARILQENKDGKSIQQIIIEYGISQATFYNWRAKYGKNSTDELLIITKLKEENDRLKRMYADLSLENLILKSKLEKQN; the protein is encoded by the coding sequence ATGGTAAAAAAAAGGTTTAAAAAAACTGAAATAGCCCGAATACTTCAGGAAAATAAAGATGGCAAATCTATTCAGCAAATAATAATTGAATACGGTATAAGTCAGGCGACATTCTACAATTGGCGGGCTAAATATGGTAAGAATAGTACGGATGAACTTCTAATTATTACCAAACTCAAAGAAGAAAATGATCGCTTAAAACGTATGTATGCTGACCTAAGTTTGGAGAATTTAATATTAAAATCAAAACTGGAGAAACAGAACTAA
- the secA gene encoding preprotein translocase subunit SecA has translation MAFVNKILGKLLGNKSERDIKEITPIINKIKEEYERISKLSHDDLRAESAKLKQIIADRIKPEEDEIAALKLEVEEVEIQESEKIYERIDKLEEKIDEKIEEVLNEILPTAFAVIKDTARRFSENETIEVSASDYDRDLSTTRDSIKISGDKAIWENSWLAGGNRVTWNMVHYDVQLIGGVVLHQGNIAEMATGEGKTLVATLPVFLNALTGKGVHIVTVNDYLSKRDAEWMGPMYEFHGLSVDCIDKHQPNSEARRKAYNSDITFGTNNEFGFDYLRDNMAINPEDLVQRKHQYAIVDEVDSVLVDDARTPLIISGPVPKGDNQQFEELKVYVEKLYRVQRELVNKIFIDAKRLLTKPDATSDEKKEGGLLLLRAHKGMPKNKSIIKFLSEEGMKAVMQKTENLYMQENSKNMHIVTDPLFFIIDEKQNSVELTDKGIDLISAGFEDAEFFVLPDMGGKMAELENSEKAPDDIQLEKDKLLQDYAIKSERVHTINQLLKAYAMFEKDVEYVVMDNKVKIVDEQTGRIMEGRRYSDGLHQAIEAKEQVKVEAATQTFATITLQNYFRMYHKLAGMTGTAETEAGEFWDIYELEVVVIPTNRPIVRDDREDLVFKTKREKYNAVSDEIVELNKQGRPVLVGTTSVEISELLSRMLKIKGIKHNVLNAKLHAREADIVAEAGQAGGVTIATNMAGRGTDIKLSDEVKKAGGLAIIGTERHDSRRVDRQLRGRAGRQGDPGSSQFYVSLEDNLMRLFGSDRISGVMDKLGLEDGEVIQHSMISKSIERAQKKVEENNFGIRKRLLEYDDVMNSQREVIYKKRRHALYGERLEVDVLNMMYDSVEELVNEYHGSDMFEDFNMELMRFLSLESPIDQEEFKSLNAAEITERLYEKMISNYNRKVETIAQQAYPVIKNVYETKKEVYKNIVVPITDGKRVFQIICNLEKAYNNKGKELVKSYQKQIVLNTIDESWKEQLREMDDLKQSVQNATYEQKDPLLIYKFESFNLFKIMVAKVNKDVVSTLMKGQIPIQSPEQVREAEVRRRTDMSRYKTQKSELPSAENAMEGANTNTAEKAKTQPVKVEKRVGRNDPCPCGSGKKYKQCHGRGGDL, from the coding sequence ATGGCATTTGTAAATAAGATCCTGGGAAAACTTCTGGGAAACAAATCGGAGCGGGACATTAAAGAAATAACTCCTATCATCAATAAAATTAAAGAGGAATACGAAAGAATCTCCAAATTATCTCATGATGATCTTAGGGCCGAATCGGCGAAATTAAAGCAAATTATTGCCGACAGGATTAAACCTGAAGAGGACGAAATTGCTGCGTTAAAATTAGAAGTTGAAGAAGTTGAAATTCAGGAAAGCGAAAAAATATACGAACGTATTGATAAGCTGGAAGAAAAAATAGATGAGAAAATAGAAGAGGTTCTCAACGAAATTCTTCCAACTGCTTTTGCAGTAATAAAAGATACTGCCCGTCGTTTTTCCGAAAATGAGACGATTGAGGTTTCAGCCAGCGATTACGACCGCGATCTGTCGACAACCCGCGACAGCATTAAAATTAGCGGAGACAAAGCCATTTGGGAGAACAGTTGGCTGGCCGGAGGAAACAGGGTCACCTGGAACATGGTTCACTACGATGTTCAGCTGATTGGTGGTGTGGTACTTCACCAGGGTAATATTGCCGAGATGGCAACGGGTGAAGGAAAAACTTTGGTAGCAACATTGCCTGTGTTTTTGAATGCACTTACCGGAAAAGGGGTGCACATTGTAACAGTTAACGATTACCTGTCGAAACGTGATGCTGAGTGGATGGGGCCGATGTACGAGTTCCACGGATTATCGGTTGATTGTATCGATAAACACCAACCAAACTCTGAAGCCCGAAGAAAAGCATATAACTCGGATATTACTTTTGGAACCAACAACGAATTTGGTTTCGATTATCTGCGCGATAACATGGCCATTAATCCGGAAGATTTGGTGCAGCGCAAACATCAATATGCCATTGTCGACGAGGTTGACTCGGTTTTGGTTGATGATGCACGTACACCTCTTATTATTTCCGGTCCGGTACCAAAAGGCGATAATCAGCAGTTTGAAGAACTGAAAGTTTACGTAGAAAAACTATACAGGGTGCAGCGCGAGCTGGTAAATAAAATATTTATTGATGCCAAACGCCTACTTACCAAACCCGATGCAACTTCCGACGAGAAAAAAGAAGGTGGTTTGCTTTTATTGCGTGCCCACAAAGGGATGCCTAAAAACAAATCGATCATTAAGTTTTTAAGTGAGGAAGGCATGAAAGCTGTTATGCAAAAAACAGAAAACCTGTACATGCAAGAGAACAGCAAAAACATGCATATTGTAACCGATCCGTTGTTTTTTATTATTGATGAGAAACAAAACTCAGTAGAGCTTACTGATAAAGGAATTGATTTGATATCCGCCGGCTTTGAAGATGCCGAATTTTTCGTTCTTCCGGATATGGGAGGAAAAATGGCCGAGCTGGAAAACAGCGAGAAAGCGCCTGATGATATTCAGCTTGAAAAGGATAAGTTACTGCAGGACTATGCGATAAAATCAGAGCGCGTTCATACCATAAACCAGTTGTTAAAAGCATATGCCATGTTTGAAAAAGATGTGGAATATGTAGTGATGGATAATAAGGTAAAAATTGTTGACGAGCAGACCGGTCGTATTATGGAAGGTCGTCGTTATTCCGATGGTTTGCACCAGGCAATTGAAGCCAAGGAGCAGGTAAAAGTAGAAGCTGCAACGCAAACTTTTGCAACTATCACTCTTCAGAACTATTTCAGGATGTACCACAAACTGGCTGGTATGACAGGTACTGCAGAAACAGAAGCAGGCGAATTCTGGGATATCTACGAACTGGAAGTTGTGGTAATTCCTACCAACCGTCCGATTGTTCGCGACGACAGGGAAGACCTGGTTTTCAAAACCAAACGCGAAAAATACAATGCCGTTAGCGACGAAATTGTTGAACTAAACAAACAAGGTCGTCCGGTATTGGTGGGTACTACCTCGGTTGAAATTTCGGAGTTGCTTAGCCGAATGCTGAAAATAAAAGGTATTAAGCACAACGTTTTGAACGCGAAATTACACGCACGTGAGGCTGATATTGTTGCCGAAGCCGGTCAGGCCGGAGGAGTAACAATTGCAACCAACATGGCTGGTCGTGGTACCGATATTAAACTATCTGACGAGGTTAAAAAAGCCGGAGGTTTAGCAATTATTGGAACAGAGCGTCACGACTCGAGACGTGTTGACAGACAGCTGCGAGGACGTGCAGGACGCCAGGGAGACCCAGGTTCTTCGCAGTTCTACGTTTCGCTGGAAGATAATTTGATGCGTTTGTTTGGCTCCGATCGTATTTCGGGAGTAATGGACAAGCTTGGTTTGGAAGACGGAGAGGTGATTCAACACTCCATGATCTCTAAATCAATTGAGCGTGCACAGAAAAAGGTTGAGGAGAATAATTTCGGTATTCGTAAACGTTTGCTGGAATACGATGATGTAATGAACTCGCAGCGCGAAGTGATTTATAAAAAACGTCGTCACGCATTATACGGCGAACGTTTGGAGGTTGATGTACTGAACATGATGTACGATTCGGTTGAGGAGCTGGTAAATGAATATCATGGTTCCGATATGTTCGAAGATTTTAACATGGAACTGATGCGCTTTCTTTCCCTGGAATCGCCGATTGATCAGGAAGAGTTTAAGAGTTTAAATGCTGCAGAAATTACCGAGCGCCTTTACGAAAAAATGATCAGCAATTACAACCGTAAAGTTGAAACCATTGCACAGCAAGCTTACCCGGTAATTAAAAATGTATACGAAACCAAAAAAGAGGTTTACAAAAATATTGTTGTCCCGATAACCGATGGAAAACGTGTTTTCCAGATTATTTGTAACCTTGAAAAGGCTTACAATAATAAGGGTAAGGAATTGGTAAAATCGTACCAGAAACAGATTGTGCTGAATACGATTGATGAATCGTGGAAAGAACAACTTCGCGAGATGGACGACTTAAAACAATCGGTACAAAATGCTACTTACGAGCAAAAAGACCCATTGTTAATTTACAAGTTCGAGTCGTTTAACCTGTTTAAAATAATGGTTGCCAAGGTGAATAAGGACGTTGTTTCAACCTTAATGAAAGGGCAGATTCCTATTCAGAGCCCGGAACAGGTACGTGAGGCAGAAGTTCGACGCAGAACCGATATGAGCCGTTATAAAACACAAAAATCGGAACTGCCATCGGCCGAAAATGCGATGGAAGGTGCCAACACAAATACGGCAGAAAAGGCCAAAACACAACCGGTTAAAGTTGAAAAACGTGTTGGACGTAACGATCCTTGTCCTTGCGGAAGCGGCAAAAAATACAAACAATGCCACGGAAGAGGTGGTGACTTATAA
- the lgt gene encoding prolipoprotein diacylglyceryl transferase, giving the protein MMNMISLLNFIHWNVDPEIFSLGPLSIRWYGLLFASGFLIGYYIGEKMLKSENVNQKWIDSLFFYIIIATVVGARLGHVFFYGWDYYSQNPGEIIKVWHGGLASHGGALGILIAMYLHSKWITKRTMLWTLDRIVVPTALVAAFIRTGNLMNSEIYGIQTALPWGIIFERNGETVAKHPTQVYEALAYLISFGVLTYLYWKTSAKNRPGLLLGAFFVLIFLARFFIEFIKEDQEAFEAGMALNMGQWLSVPFVVIGALLVYRAIKKPEVVFKNSKN; this is encoded by the coding sequence ATGATGAATATGATCAGTTTGCTGAACTTCATTCACTGGAATGTTGATCCTGAAATTTTTAGCCTCGGGCCACTGTCGATACGATGGTATGGTTTATTGTTTGCCTCAGGTTTTTTAATTGGCTATTACATTGGCGAAAAAATGCTAAAGTCGGAAAATGTAAACCAGAAATGGATCGACAGTCTGTTCTTTTACATTATTATAGCAACTGTAGTTGGTGCACGTCTTGGCCACGTTTTCTTTTATGGATGGGATTATTACTCGCAAAATCCGGGCGAAATTATTAAAGTTTGGCATGGCGGACTTGCCAGTCATGGCGGGGCACTTGGTATTTTAATTGCCATGTACCTGCATTCAAAATGGATAACCAAACGAACTATGCTCTGGACATTGGATCGTATTGTAGTTCCAACGGCTTTGGTTGCTGCATTTATCCGCACCGGAAACCTGATGAACTCTGAGATCTACGGAATTCAAACAGCATTGCCGTGGGGTATAATTTTTGAAAGAAACGGCGAAACCGTAGCAAAACACCCTACACAAGTATACGAAGCCTTGGCATACCTCATTTCGTTTGGTGTGCTAACGTATTTATATTGGAAAACAAGTGCAAAAAACCGTCCGGGTTTATTGCTTGGCGCGTTTTTCGTTCTCATCTTTTTAGCTCGTTTCTTTATCGAGTTTATAAAAGAAGACCAGGAAGCATTTGAAGCCGGTATGGCATTGAACATGGGGCAGTGGTTAAGTGTTCCTTTTGTAGTGATTGGCGCGCTATTGGTATACAGGGCAATTAAGAAACCGGAGGTGGTTTTTAAGAATAGTAAAAATTAA
- a CDS encoding FKBP-type peptidyl-prolyl cis-trans isomerase: MLEIGKYKMVKLTYDLRIDNEQGELVEQATTEQPLEFLYGAGMMLPKFESELIGLKQDDPFTIKIVSTEAYGAVNNEAIVELPKNVFLVNGEFDAELINVGNTVPMMSSNGQRLNGLVLEVNDEIVKMDFNHPLAGEDLFFAGKVVDVREASDEEVAQILSGGGGCGCGSGGGCSTESCGDGSCGTESSGGCGCGC, from the coding sequence ATGTTAGAGATTGGAAAATATAAAATGGTGAAGTTGACGTACGATCTTCGTATCGACAACGAGCAGGGAGAACTGGTTGAGCAGGCAACAACTGAACAACCTTTGGAGTTCCTATACGGAGCAGGTATGATGCTACCAAAGTTCGAATCTGAATTGATCGGTTTAAAACAAGACGATCCTTTCACGATTAAAATTGTCAGCACTGAGGCATATGGTGCAGTAAACAATGAAGCAATTGTTGAGCTGCCAAAAAATGTGTTTTTGGTGAATGGTGAATTCGACGCAGAACTGATTAATGTTGGTAATACTGTACCAATGATGAGCAGTAACGGCCAGCGTTTAAACGGACTTGTATTAGAGGTTAACGACGAAATCGTGAAGATGGACTTCAACCACCCACTGGCGGGCGAAGATTTATTCTTTGCCGGTAAAGTTGTTGATGTTCGCGAAGCATCAGACGAAGAAGTTGCACAGATCCTTTCTGGTGGAGGAGGTTGTGGCTGTGGCAGCGGCGGTGGATGTTCTACCGAAAGCTGTGGTGACGGCTCATGTGGAACTGAAAGCAGTGGCGGCTGTGGCTGCGGCTGCTAA